One region of Demequina sp. TMPB413 genomic DNA includes:
- a CDS encoding bifunctional 2-polyprenyl-6-hydroxyphenol methylase/3-demethylubiquinol 3-O-methyltransferase UbiG: MSSAPSSVPDNRRFNHTIRYQQQLLAQLPEHAATGIDAGCGEGLAARTMARAGLTVTGIDVDEPSIERALAQDSERITYIVGDIFSTDLEPADVVYSGAMLHHMDIEEGLERLKSWVAPGGRLCIVGAARATWRDLHREVGASIADKAFALVKGSWQHGSPTAWPPPHTYRDVQAAAAKVLPGAEYKSQLLWRYTIVWDRPSDA, from the coding sequence ATGTCATCAGCGCCCTCCTCCGTCCCAGACAACCGCCGGTTCAATCACACGATCCGCTACCAACAGCAACTCCTCGCTCAACTTCCCGAGCACGCGGCCACGGGAATCGATGCGGGATGCGGGGAGGGCCTTGCTGCGCGCACCATGGCGCGCGCGGGGCTGACGGTCACAGGGATCGACGTCGACGAGCCGAGCATCGAACGAGCGCTCGCCCAAGACTCCGAGCGCATCACCTACATTGTCGGCGACATCTTCTCGACAGATCTTGAGCCAGCCGACGTGGTCTACTCGGGCGCCATGCTGCACCACATGGACATCGAGGAGGGTTTGGAGCGGCTCAAGTCGTGGGTGGCGCCAGGCGGTCGCCTCTGCATCGTCGGCGCGGCCCGTGCCACGTGGCGCGATCTGCACCGCGAGGTCGGCGCCTCGATTGCTGACAAGGCGTTCGCCCTTGTCAAAGGCTCGTGGCAGCACGGCTCGCCCACCGCATGGCCGCCTCCGCACACCTACCGCGATGTGCAGGCCGCCGCAGCAAAGGTTTTGCCCGGCGCGGAGTACAAGTCGCAACTGTTGTGGCGCTACACGATCGTGTGGGACCGGCCGTCAGACGCCTAG
- a CDS encoding phosphotransferase codes for MSNDATPPAEVHIDEPLVRALLKSQHPDLADLPLGAHHEGWDNVTIRLGDDLAVRLPRRRLGAALTATELDWIPDVGASWAFPSPRALRVGQPNERYPWRWSIVPWLDGVPAYEEPLSADGAAELGRALAQVHVSAPSDAPINPFRSRPLRERAERLDLRLEALTAEHADALSSDAARAMFQAGATQEPADPTWTHLDIHGANVLTQGGLLAGLLDWGDAAAGDPATDLGEALVLVGRELFAPLARAYADAGGAAASDGTLTEATMKRVEAEAVAYAALLAATEDGDHARAGWVALVDLGIADAVPTGLTVPARA; via the coding sequence GTGAGCAATGACGCCACACCTCCAGCAGAGGTGCACATCGACGAACCACTCGTGCGTGCTCTTCTCAAGAGCCAGCACCCCGATCTCGCGGATCTTCCGCTGGGCGCCCACCATGAGGGTTGGGACAACGTCACGATTCGCTTGGGGGACGACCTAGCCGTCAGGCTACCCAGACGCCGCCTGGGCGCAGCCCTGACAGCGACAGAACTCGACTGGATTCCCGACGTCGGCGCGAGTTGGGCCTTCCCCTCTCCGCGCGCACTGCGCGTCGGTCAACCCAACGAGCGCTACCCCTGGCGATGGTCGATCGTTCCCTGGCTCGACGGCGTTCCCGCCTACGAAGAGCCGCTGAGCGCCGACGGGGCGGCGGAACTTGGCCGCGCCCTCGCCCAGGTACACGTCAGCGCGCCCTCTGATGCGCCCATCAACCCGTTCCGCTCGCGACCGTTGCGCGAGAGGGCCGAGAGGCTTGACTTGCGACTCGAGGCGCTCACCGCAGAGCACGCAGACGCCTTGAGCTCTGACGCCGCCCGCGCAATGTTCCAGGCGGGCGCCACCCAGGAGCCCGCTGACCCGACCTGGACGCACCTCGACATCCACGGCGCCAACGTGCTCACGCAGGGAGGCCTCCTCGCGGGCTTGCTCGATTGGGGGGACGCCGCCGCCGGCGACCCCGCCACCGATCTTGGCGAGGCGCTCGTGCTCGTCGGTCGCGAGCTCTTCGCGCCGCTCGCGCGGGCCTATGCCGACGCTGGTGGCGCCGCCGCGTCGGATGGCACGTTGACAGAGGCGACCATGAAGCGGGTTGAGGCGGAGGCCGTCGCTTACGCCGCTCTGCTCGCCGCCACCGAAGACGGTGACCATGCCAGGGCGGGGTGGGTGGCGCTCGTGGACTTGGGCATTGCCGACGCCGTTCCCACCGGCCTCACGGTGCCCGCTAGGGCGTAG